The genomic DNA CGCGCCGGATCACCGGCAGGACCTCCTCGCCGCTGTCATGCAGGCCGAGGCAGAGCCGCTCGTAGAAGGTCTCGGCGCCCCCCTTGGCGGCGCCGGCCATCACCTGCGCGACCCTCACCGCGCGTTCGGGCTCGGCTGATCGGCGGACGGGGTGCGAGGCTCGGCGCGGCGTGTCGGCATGCGGGGGTGGTGGCACAGGCGCGTGTGGAGGGGCAAGGGGCACTCCCGCCGCCAACCGCGCGGCCTCCGGGACGAAGGCGCCGTCACGCCGCCAGGCGCGCCGGCAGGAGCTGCGCGGCCGCCTCGGCCACCTGCGCCACGGACAGGCCCTCCATGCTGCCATCCGCCGCGATCACCGCCCGCGCGGCGCGGCCGGCGGGCGCGTATTCATCGGCCGGGGTCGGGCCGAACAGGCCCAGCGTCGGCGTGCCGGCGGCGGCGGAAAGGTGCATCAGCCCGGAATCATTGCCCACGAAGAGCGCGGCGCGGCGCAGCACCGCCGCCGCTTCCGGCAGGGAGAGCTGCCCCAGCAGGTCGGTGACGCCGCCGGGATGGTTCCGCAGCGCCTCCAGCAGCGGCGCGGCGATGGCCCGCTCGATCTCCCCCGGCCCGCCCAGCACGACGATCCGGGCACCCGGCAGCAGCCCGTCCGGCGCTGTCAGCCTGCGGGCCAGCGCCTCGAAACGCTCCCAGGGCCAGATCTTCCCGGACCAGTTGGCGGTCGGCCCCAAGGCCAGGATGGGGGCCAGGATGGGGACCTGCCCGGGGAGATGAGCCGGGGCCAGTCCGAGCAGCGCGTCCGCCCGCGCCTCGTCCTCCGGTGCCGTCCAGGCCACCGGCATCGGCGGCGGGTCCAGGGCCAGCGTCTCGGCGATATGGCCCAGCCGGTGCCCCGGGCGGCGCCCGCCCCGCATCACCGCGCGGGTGCCGGCGCGCAGGGTCCAGGCCAGGGCCGAGCCGCGCAGGTCCACCACCAGGTCCCAGCGCCGCCCCGCCACGCGCCGCCACAGCTCCAGCCAGTGCAGCGACAGGCTGCGCTTGGCGAGCACGATGGTCTCCTCGCGGCGCGGCATGCGGGCGAAGACGCCCTCCGCCACCGGCCCGCAGGCGATGGTGAAGCGCGCCTCGGGATAGGCGCGCAGCAGGTGGTCCAGCAGCCCGGTGGACAGGACCGCATCCCCGATGCGGGTGGAGGTGACGAAGAGGATGCGCATGGTCGGGCGCCTCATAGCATGTTCCCGGTTGCAGCAACGCCATCTCCGCGCCAACTCTGCCCCATGCCGATCGCTTATCTGCCGGACCGTGGCGTGGTGGAGATCTCGGGCGAGGACCGGGCCACCTACCTTCAGGGTCTCATCTCCAACGACGTCGCCGCCCTGGCACCGGGGCAGGCCGTCTGGGCCGCGCTGCTGACCCCCCAGGGCAAGTGGCTGGCCGATTTCTTCGTGCTGGCCCAGCCGGACCGATTCCTGCTCGACTGCGAGCGGACCCAGGCGGAGATGCTGGTGGCGAAGCTGTCCCGCTTCCGCCTGCGCTCCAAGGTCGCGCTGCGCGATGCCTCGGCGGAATTCGCCGTCCATGCCGGATGGAGCAGCCCGGCCCCGGCGCACGGGATCGTCTTCGCCGATCCGCGCCTGCCCGAAGCCGGGTGGCGCGCCCTGCTGGACGGGGCGATGCACGGCGCCATGGATGCCTCCGCCTATGCGCTGCACCGGCTGGAACTCGGCCTGCCCGGCGGGTCCGAGGACATGGAGGCGGAGAAGTCCGTGCTGCTGGAGGCCGGGTTCGACGAGCTGCACGGCGTGTCCTGGACCAAGGGCTGCTACATGGGCCAGGAGCTGACCGCCCGCACCCGCTATCGCGGCCTGGTCAAGCGGCGCCTCGTTCCCGTGGCGGTGGATGGCCCGCTGCCCGCCCCCGGCACGCCGGTCTTCCGGGGCGAGGCCGAGGTCGGCACCATGCGGTCCGGCCTGGGCGGCCAGGGCATGGCCCTGCTGCGGCTGGAGGCGATCACGGCGGGCGAGCCGCTGCGCTGCGGCGAGGCCAGCCTGACGCCCCGTCTGTCCACCTGGATTCACCTGCCAGAAAAGACCGCCTGATGCGTCTTTGATGCGGCGCACAAGACAAGGGCCACCACTCCGGCGCAGGATGGGCATCCCCGCAGGAAGGGATTCGCGGTGACGCCGGTCTATGTGGTGACGGATACCGAATTCGATGGCCCCACGCCGGGCCGCAACTCCTTGCTCTCGATCGGTGCCGTCGCGGTGGACGCGGATGGGCGGGAGGTCGCGGATTTCGAGGCCGTCCTCGCCCCCTTCCCCGGCGCGGAACCCGATCCGGGCACGCTGGCCTGGTTCTCCGGCGAACCTCTGGCCTGGGAGGCCGCGACGCGGGACCCACAGCCGCCGGAAGCCGTCATGGCCCGCTTCGTCGCCTGGGTGCGCGGGCTGCCGGGCGATCCCGTCTTCGCCGCGCATCCCCTG from Roseomonas gilardii includes the following:
- a CDS encoding glycosyltransferase family 9 protein, which gives rise to MRILFVTSTRIGDAVLSTGLLDHLLRAYPEARFTIACGPVAEGVFARMPRREETIVLAKRSLSLHWLELWRRVAGRRWDLVVDLRGSALAWTLRAGTRAVMRGGRRPGHRLGHIAETLALDPPPMPVAWTAPEDEARADALLGLAPAHLPGQVPILAPILALGPTANWSGKIWPWERFEALARRLTAPDGLLPGARIVVLGGPGEIERAIAAPLLEALRNHPGGVTDLLGQLSLPEAAAVLRRAALFVGNDSGLMHLSAAAGTPTLGLFGPTPADEYAPAGRAARAVIAADGSMEGLSVAQVAEAAAQLLPARLAA
- a CDS encoding YgfZ/GcvT domain-containing protein produces the protein MPIAYLPDRGVVEISGEDRATYLQGLISNDVAALAPGQAVWAALLTPQGKWLADFFVLAQPDRFLLDCERTQAEMLVAKLSRFRLRSKVALRDASAEFAVHAGWSSPAPAHGIVFADPRLPEAGWRALLDGAMHGAMDASAYALHRLELGLPGGSEDMEAEKSVLLEAGFDELHGVSWTKGCYMGQELTARTRYRGLVKRRLVPVAVDGPLPAPGTPVFRGEAEVGTMRSGLGGQGMALLRLEAITAGEPLRCGEASLTPRLSTWIHLPEKTA
- a CDS encoding DNA polymerase III subunit epsilon, with amino-acid sequence MTPVYVVTDTEFDGPTPGRNSLLSIGAVAVDADGREVADFEAVLAPFPGAEPDPGTLAWFSGEPLAWEAATRDPQPPEAVMARFVAWVRGLPGDPVFAAHPLAVDGPWMDLYLQRFTGTRLVPVPRAVDPLFRGVPLCLHAFAAGRLHWPPERCRVEHYPAEWLGETAHTHCALDDARGYGRLLAHLLRLPSPG